From Vanrija pseudolonga chromosome 1, complete sequence, a single genomic window includes:
- the nse2 gene encoding E3 SUMO-protein ligase nse2, with product MARTARTYAARDGNAEASGSRARRRVESSPAEEDVRVPATQEPEGDGNDEDEEDEPQDPRENWTIKTFKDVPIRSTVAIGEVRKLGDELLKRERMAEDSIQVAKETATAYEAASPGDKVIDSIQKQLIDDLEALARINIRKEALEELTTELRTSGGMDDLWAFYKRSIQARGAEYGELTLRKKYADNDHFKEFRAGIWEVNHEGEPIPPMTRWLERQDGDPEDDDVEMGGTTQTYKCPITMRVYEDAAKSTVCGHYYSYAAVLELIGNATRTQRQGRAAQARCPVAGCNKVITPDVIKKDPAMQRQADAFVRRQRDREEREAADESYIEME from the exons ATGGCACGAACTGCACGAACGTATGCGGCGAGGGACGGCAACGCCGAGGCATCAGGATCACGAGCAAGGCGGCGCGTGGAGAGCTCGccggccgaggaagacgtcCGCGTGCCCGCTACCCAGGAGCCAGAGggcgacggcaacgacgaagacgaggaagacgagccCCAGGACCCACGCGAGAACTGGACGATCAAGACGTTCAAGGACGTGCCTATCCGGAGCACTGTCGCAATCGGAGAG GTCCGCaagcttggcgacgagctgctcaagcGGGAGCGTATGGCCGAGGACAGCATCCAGGTGGCCAAGGAAACGGCGACGGCATACGAGGCGGCGAGCCCGGGCGACAAG GTCATCGACAGTATACAGAAGCAGCTgatcgacgacctcgaggcgctcgcaCGCATCAACATTCGCAAGGAGGCGCTGGAGGAGCTCACGACCGAGTTGCGGACGTCGGGCGGCATG GACGACCTGTGGGCGTTCTACAAGAGGAGCATCCAGGCCAGGGGAGCAGAATACGGCGAGTTGACTCTGAGGAAGaagt ACGCGGACAACGACCACTTCAAGGAGTTCCGCGCCGGCATCTGGGAGGTCAACCACGAGGGCGAGCCAATCCCTCCCATGACGCGGTGGCTCGAGCGCCAGGACGGGgaccccgaggacgacgacgtggagATGGGCGGCACGACGCAGACTTACAAGTGTCCGATCACGATGCGCGTGtacgaggacgcggccaagAG TACCGTGTGTGGACACTACTACTCGTACGCGGCAGTACTTGAGCTGATCGGCAACGCGACGCGCACACAGCGCCAGGGCCGTGCAGCACAGGCGCGCTGCCCGGTAGCGGGGTGCAACAAGGTCATTACGCCGGATGTGATCAAG AAAGACCCAGCCATGCAGCGCCAGGCGGACGCGTTCgtgcgccgccagcgcgaccgcgaggagcgcgaggctgccgacgagTCGTACATCGAGATGGAGTAG
- the ssb1_1 gene encoding Replication factor A protein 1 encodes MASPLTAGFCQLVHSSPDTPENVQPVLQALSVKRISAPGASGQDRYRVILSDGSYFIQSMLATQLNNLVEDKSLDKNVVIKLTNFVTNSVQNRKLIIILGLEVIPWQGEKIGNPASLDSAPAAAAAPPAAAPAPAPSRGTASNARQPANGRGGGGGNRDMGPIFPIEGLSPYQNKWTIKARVTQKSEIKHWSNQRGEGKLFSVTLMDETGEIRATGFNEAVDAFYNVLEEGKVFFVTRARINIAKKQFSSVNNEYEITFDNNTEIEPCDDDSVPQIKYNFKGLGDLGDLAKDAVTDVIGVVKDVYDLGSVTSKATQKPFAKRDIQLVDQSGQSVRLTLWGKTAESFQGSDEPVIAFKGVKVSDFGGRSLSMFSSATMSINPDIPEAHSLRGWYDAEGRGKSFQQYSNAMSGAGAGAAPRPNEIKTIGQAKDEQLGMTDKTDYFTTTATIMFIKQETFSYPACANPDGCNKKVVDEGSGWRCEKCDRTWEAPIHRYILSMNVMDYTGSFWITAFNEVAEQLLGVSANELMRLKDEGDPSFERYFFKATSLEWTLQMMAKQDSFNDQIRVRYQARRATPVDYAADSRHLIEQINALAV; translated from the exons ATGGCAAGCCCTCTCACCGCAGGTTTCTGCCAGCTGGTGCACAGCAGCCCAGACACCCCCGAAAACGTCCAGCCCGTGCTCCAGGCTCTGTCGGTCAAGCGCATCAGCGCGCCCGGCGCCTCTGGCCAGGATCGCTACCG TGTCATCCTCTCCGACGGTAGCTACTTCATCCAGTCCATGCTCGCGACGCAGCTCAACAACCTCGTCGAAGACAAGTCGCTCGACAAGAACGTCGTGATCAAGCTCACCAACTTTGTCACCAACTCGGTCCAGAACCGCAA GCTTATTatcatcctcggcctcgaggtcatcCCATGGCAGGGCGAGAAGATCGGCAACCCCGCCAGCCTCGACTCGGCacctgctgccgccgccgcaccccccgccgccgcccctgctCCGGCCCCCAGCCGCGGCACTGCGTCCAACGCTCGCCAGCCGGCCAACGgccgtggtggcggtggcggtaACCGTGACATGGGGCCCATCTTCCCCATCGAGGGTCTTAGCCCCTACCAGAACAA GTGGACCATCAAGGCTCGCGTCACCCAGAAGTCGGAGATCAAGCACTGGTCCAACCAGCGtggcgagggcaagctctTCAGCGTCACCCTCATGGACGAGACTGGCGAGATTCGCGCCACTGGCTTCaacgaggcggtcgacgcgttCTACAACGTTCTTGAGGAGGGCAAG GTCTTCTTCGTGACCCGCGCCAGGATCAACATTGCCAAGAAGCAGTTCAGCAGCGTCAACAACGAGTACGAGATCACGTTTGATAACAACACCGAGATCGAGCCCtgtgacgacgactcggtgCCCCAGATCAAGTACAACTTCAAGGGCCTCGGAGACCTCGGAGATCTTGCCAAGGACGCCGTGACTG ACGTTATTGGTGTGGTCAAGGATGTCTACGACCTCGGCTCGGTCACTTCCAAGGCTACACAGAAGCCGTTTGCCAAGCGCGATATCCAGCTTGTCGACCAGTCCGGCCAGAGTGTCCGACTCACGCTCTGGGGCAAGACTGCCGAGTCTTTCcagggcagcgacgagcccgtTATTGCGTTCAAGGGCGTCAAGGTCAGCGACTTTGGCGGCCGGTCTCTCTCCATGTTCAGCTCGGCCACCATGTCGATTAACCCCGACATTCCCGAGGCACACTCGCTGCGCGGCTGgtacgacgccgagggccgtgGCAAGTCTTTCCAGCAGTACTCGAACGCCATGTccggtgctggcgctggtgctgctcctcgccccaACGAGATCAAGACCATTGGtcaggccaaggacgagcagctcggTATGACGGACAAGACCGACTACttcacgacgacggcgacgatcATGTTCATCAAGCAGGAGACGTTCTCGTACCCTGCTTGCGCCAACCCCGACGGCTGCAACAAGAAGGTTGTCGATGAGGGATCAGGATGGCGCTGTGAGAAGTGCGACAGGACCTGGGAGGCACCCATCCACCGCTACATCTTATCCATGAACGTCATGGACTACACGGGCTCGTTCTGGATCACGGCGTTCAACGAGGTTGCGGAGCAGCTCCTGGGCGTGTCGGCCAACGAGCTCATGAGGCTaaaggacgagggcgacccGTCGTTTGAGCGCTACTTCTTCAAGGCGACGAGCCTCGAGTGGACCCTGCAGATGATGGCCAAGCAGGACAGCTTCAAC gaCCAAATTCGTGTGCGCTACCAGGCCCGCCGCGCAACGCCCGTCGactacgccgccgacagccgGCACCTGATCGAGCAGATCAACGCGCTTGCCGTCTAG
- the cft2 gene encoding Cleavage factor two protein 2 yields the protein MITLTPLSASASSASSSEPVSYFLELDNARILLDMGQRDYRASQQSGNWEYENKIRELAPTLSLVLLSHSPASYLGLYAYARAHWGLKCPVYATQPTVEMGRVVTLADAESWRSECPVPESEEGAADAEEEEGGSTKGKKPLRGPFVPTKDEIHEAFDWIKATRYNQPLHLGGDISHLLLTPFPSGHVLGGTLFKIRSPTSGTVLYAVGMNHTKDLHLDGMVSGQGGLNDYAEDIGRPDLLIVEGDRTLVVSPKLKDRRAAILNQISYTLESGHSVLLPCDPSPRLLELLVLLDQHWAFKLNPAARKPGQPMTPWNFPLCVVSRTYQDMVSFARSLVEWMGTAVRETGGVDVVASKRGGKRNRRQVMNMGSEYGVLDFTHVKFFSSPAELREAFPGDRPKVVLAIPPTMSHGPSRSLFTEMASKPGNLLLLTNRGEDQTLARDLFDRWEQEQADAAKWGHGGIGTIKNLAGPLALEMDSKVPLSGAELEAYEEEERLKKEREAAQKAALDRSHRMLEADDLESDSESEGEEDDAADGIVLTRTEGANAFAGDGEDVRTMSFDIFVKGQQMRTGRNTAAGEMARFRMFPFIAKGRNVDSYGEGLDIGQWVRKGREIEEEGETEEVREAKRRKLEDEEKALEVQEPPSKFVSEEVTIDLHASIEFVDMDGLMDGQATKTIIAKLQPRKLVVVKSDAKSTQALLDFFKSSASITDDVFHPGLNETLRIGEHVQSYSLQLGDSISALLSGKWSKFEGYDVAMVDGKLAYASGSTVPLLEAPFVQLAPAQPEVKAEEEVPEGPKVEEPADETGETGEKPEGEQPEGEAPDIEVVEVKEEPEAEPEAEPEAVPTSPSEPKAVAKPAGSKTAPLPSSLFIGDLRLVDLKRRLGEQSIPAEFAGEGVLVCGEGISKSEAKKEGSGQIVAVRKLAEGQVVIEGSISKTYFAVRKELYASFAQVTL from the exons ATGATCACTCTCACGCCCCTGTCAGCTTCGGCCTCATCGGCTTCGAGCTCAGAGCCCGTATCCTActtcctcgagctcgacaatgcccgcatcctcctcgacatggGCCAGCGCGACTATCGCGCCAGTCAGCAATCGGGCAACTGGGAGTATGAGAACAAGATTAGAGA GCTCGCGCCCACCCTCTCGCTTGTCCTCTTGTCGCACTCGCCTGCGAGCTACCTCGGCCTCTACGCCTATGCGCGCGCACACTGGGGTCTCAAGTGCCCCGTGTACGCGACGCAACCGACTGTCGAAATGGGCCGTGTGGTCACTCTCGCTGATGCCGAGAGCTGGCGATCAGAGTGCCCCGTCCCAGAATCTGAGGAAGGCGctgcggacgccgaggaggaagagggtGGCTCGACAAAGGGCAAGAAGCCTTTACGTGGGCCGTTCGTGCCAACAAAAGACGAGATCCACGAGGCATTCGACTGGATCAAGGCGACACGGTACAACCAGCCACTGCATCTTGGAG GCGACATTTCACATTTGCTCCTCACACCCTTCCCATCGGGCCATGTTCTCGGTGGCACGCTGTTCAAGATCCGTTCCCCGACGTCGGGTACCGTACTGTATGCCGTCGGCATGAACCACACCAAGGACCTTCACCTCGACGGTATGGTGTCGGGACAAGGAGGACTGAACGACTATGCCGAGGACATTGGCCGACCAGACCTTCTCATCGTTGAGGGAGACCGTACGCTTGTGGTCAGCCCAAAGCTCAAGGACCGCCGAGCGGCGATTTTGAATCAGATCTCCTACACGCTCGAGTCTGGCCACTCGGTGCTCCTCCCATGCGACCCCTCACCACGActgcttgagctccttgTTCTCCTCGACCAACACTGGGCATTCAAGTTGAATCCCGCTGCAAGGAAGCCGGGACAGCCTATGACCCCCTGGAACTTCCCACTATGCGTCGTTAGCCGAACATACCAGGACATGGTCTCGTTTGCGCGCTCATTGGTTGAATGGATGGGCACCGCTGTTAGGGAGACTGGCGGTGTGGATGTTGTCGCTTCCAAGAGGGGCGGCAAGCGGAATCGTCGCCAGGTGATGAACATGGGGTCCGAGTATGGAGTCCTCGACTTCAC CCACGTCAAATTCTTCTCGTCtcccgccgagctccgcgagGCCTTCCCGGGCGACAGGCCAAAGGTTGTCCTCGCCATCCCACCAACAATGTCTCATGGACCTTCCCGATCGCTGTTCACGGAAATGGCCAGCAAGCCTGGAAACCTTCTGCTCTTGACAAACCGTGGCGAGGACCAGACTCTTGCCCGCGATTTGTTCGACCGCTGGGAGCAAGAGCAGGCGGATGCGGCAAAGTGGGGTCACGGTGGTATTGGAACTATCAAGAACCTGGCCGGACCACTGGCCCTGGAG ATGGACTCCAAGGTGCCACTCTCaggggccgagctcgaggcgtacgaggaggaggaacgGCTCAAGAAGGAGCGTGAAGCGGCACAGAAGGCTGCGCTTGACCGTTCCCACCGCATGCTCGAAGCCGACGACTTGGAGTCTGACTCGGAGtctgagggcgaggaggatgacgcTGCCGACGGTATCGTTTTAACCCGCACCGAGGGCGCCAACGCGTTTgccggtgacggcgaggacgtccGTACGATGAGTTTCGACATTTTCGTCAAGGGACAGCAGATGCGTACCGGACGcaacacggcggcgggcgagatgGCCCGTTTCCGTATGTTCCCCTTCATTGCCAAGGGTCGCAATGTGGACTCGTACGGCGAGGGTCTGGACATTGGACAGTGGGTCCGAAAGGGCCGCGagatcgaggaggagggtgagaCGGAGGAGGtccgcgaggccaagcgGAGAAAACTCGAGGACGAAGAGAAGGCT CTTGAGGTGCAGGAGCCACCATCAAAGTTTGTCAGCGAAGAGGTGACTATCGACCTGCACGCCTCAATCGAGTTTGTCGACATGGATGGTCTCATGGACGGCCAGGCCACCAAGACTATCATCGCCAAGCTGCAGCCTCGAAAGCTGGTGGTTGTCAAGTCGGACGCCAAGTCCACGCAAGCGCTTCTCGACTTCTTCAAGTCATCGGCCTCGATCACCGACGACGTCTTCCACCCGGGCCTGAATGAGACCCTTCGCATCGGTGAACATGTGCAGAGCTACTCGCTCCAACTGGGAGACAGCATCTCGGCATTATTGAGCGGCAAGTGGTCCAAGTTTGAGGGCTACGACGTCGCCAtggtcgacggcaagctggCGTACGCATCTGGGTCGACAGTGCCGCTCCTGGAGGCACCGTTCGTTCAGCTGGCTCCTGCTCAGCCCGAGGTCaaggctgaggaggaggttcCGGAGGGTCCAAAGGTGGAGGAGCCTGCAGACGAGACTGGGGAGACGGGAGAGAAGCCTGAGGGCGAGCAGCCTGAAGGTGAGGCACCCGATAtcgaggtggtggaggtcaaggaggagcccgaggcaGAGCCAGAGGCGGAACCAGAGGCCGTGCCAACGTCGCCATCAGAGCCCAAGGCAGTGGCCAAGCCGGCCGGCTCCAAGACCGCACCCCTCCCATCGTCCCTGTTCATCGGTGACCTCCGACTCGTGGACCTCAAGCGGCGATTGGGCGAGCAGTCCATCCCTGCCGAGTTCGCCGGCGAAGGTGTGCTCGTCTGCGGCGAGGGCATCTCCAAGTcggaggccaagaaggagggcaGTGGGCAGATTGTGGCTGTGCGCAAGCTTGCCGAGGGGCAGGTCGTCATTGAGGGCTCTATCAGCAAGACGTACTTTGCTGTGCGCAAGGAGCTGTACGCGAGCTTTGCTCAGGTCACCTTGTAA